The Fimbriimonadia bacterium genome contains the following window.
CCTTCGTGCCGGAGTAGAATGGCTAGCCACCGGTACGCATCCTGGCGTCCCTCCACCTCCCACTCGGGCAGGTTGGGCTCTCGCCCAAGCCGCACGGCATCCCAAAGGATATCCATCACCGAAGACGAAGGGGCCTTCTCGCGCATCAGGCAGCGCGCGAGTTCCACGCGCAGTGCCACGCTCTTCGGGTTGTAGCAAAGCCCCTCGGCGAGAAAGCTTTTCACCTCGCCCTCCCCGTGTGTCGCGTGACGGATCACGAACGCACCGACCGTGTAGCCAGGCACGAACTTCGGGTCCAGCCAGGTCATGAACCGATACAGCGGCAGCGTCTCGGTCACAGGACGGTGTATGTGGCTGTGCTCGTCGAAGTACGGTTGCACTTCACGCTCGATGTCTCCCCAGATGCCGCGCGGATCGTCAGCCTTGTGCGGCACCACGCTCACGTGGTCGTGGTCATCGTTGTGCTGATGTCCGTGCGGGTCG
Protein-coding sequences here:
- a CDS encoding tetratricopeptide repeat protein, translated to MNALYVALWLGALWLAGALLTAVAPEHLKRPDESEAMTARQESASATLLGEFSSGLAEYLWRKTDEYTHGGVLMRPITEAEREHGAHADCTSDPHGHQHNDDHDHVSVVPHKADDPRGIWGDIEREVQPYFDEHSHIHRPVTETLPLYRFMTWLDPKFVPGYTVGAFVIRHATHGEGEVKSFLAEGLCYNPKSVALRVELARCLMREKAPSSSVMDILWDAVRLGREPNLPEWEVEGRQDAYRWLAILLRHEGRPDEASRVAAEGLALFPDDTVLRKLSSAP